A section of the Triticum dicoccoides isolate Atlit2015 ecotype Zavitan chromosome 7A, WEW_v2.0, whole genome shotgun sequence genome encodes:
- the LOC119333649 gene encoding agamous-like MADS-box protein AGL28 has translation MPRKERRLGIKYIHNEKECVVTFFKRRVGLFKCSVDLSALTGASVAVVLETNIGKMHSFGTPSADPIINGFLDGVPPTNTSTCGVLATRIGQLQSEVAQLEDEYTMEYKRTKLYIQRMKEIQVGNPGMTSNLIFSKEEDLNKLFNDLSRVQENIRHQLPLLHHGHQLHINGPSATKNLLPPRGLSWDFHMKLPQVFQSTPSSLAQHSNFVLSPIPNQVPELPLQLDLDLQTCACPHDIPEKPHNYGSVDSTFKHNLEDSSMLIDSSGNNFVVEDPFGYEHWAYALSDQSYYEEFLQGNAYLGCNGTNVGELSMENGGYDVDAP, from the exons ATGCCAAGGAAGGAGAGGAGATTGGGTATCAAGTACATCCACAATGAAAAAGAGTGTGTCGTCACCTTCTTCAAGCGGCGTGTTGGTTTGTTCAAGTGCTCCGTTGACCTCTCTGCCCTCACTGGAGCGAGTGTCGCCGTCGTCCTAGAGACGAACATCGGAAAGATGCACTCATTTGGGACACCATCAGCTGACCCCATTATTAATGGTTTCCTAGATGGGGTTCCACCAACGAATACGTCCACTTGTGGTGTGCTGGCTACAAGGATTGGCCAACTACAATCTGAGGTGGCTCAGTTGGAGGATGAGTACACAATGGAGTATAAGAGAACTAAACTATACATCCAACGTATGAAGGAGATCCAAGTTGGCAACCCTGGGATGACATCAAATCTCATATTCTCCAAAGAAGAAGATCTCAATAAGCTCTTCAATGACCTGTCGCGTGTCCAGGAGAACATAAGGCATCAGTTGCCTCTATTGCATCATGGCCATCAATTGCATATCAATGGCCCAAGTGCAACCAAAAACCTGCTACCACCGAGAGGCCTATCATGGG ATTTTCATATGAAGTTGCCACAAGTGTTCCAATCTACTCCTTCATCTTTAGCACAACATTCAAACTTTGTTCTGTCACCAATTCCTAATCAG GTACCTGAGCTACCTCTACAGCTAGATTTGGACCTTCAGACTTGTGCATGTCCTCATGACATACCAGAGAAACCACATAACTATGGAAGTGTTGACTCAACATTCAAGCACAACCTAGAGGATTCCTCCATGTTGATCGACTCCAGTGGCAATAACTTCGTCGTTGAGGACCCCTTTGGCTACGAACACTGGGCTTATGCTCTTTCTGATCAGTCATACTATGAAGAATTCCTACAGGGTAATGCTTACTTGGGTTGTAATGGCACTAATGTAGGCGAATTGTCCATGGAAAATGGTGGATATGATGTCGACGCTCCATGA